From Larimichthys crocea isolate SSNF unplaced genomic scaffold, L_crocea_2.0 scaffold77974, whole genome shotgun sequence:
atTTAGAGCTATGATTCCTACTCTCTTAACCCACTGATAAACTGCATACATAACCTTAAAGCTTGGATGTCTGCATTTGCCGTTGCGGCTCCAAAACTTTGGAATGAATTGCCGCTGCACATTAGACAGGCCTCCTCTCTTCACATTTTGAAACtcttcttaaaacccacctcttttctttggcttttaacaccatgttgattgtatgtgtatacatgcatattttttatattgttacaCCATCAATTTCCTGTTCACACTGAAGCAATCTCACCACAAAACACGATCCAACGCCGtcacaaagtcaaataaacaatgaCGTTTTCAAATGTGcttgaaataactttattttttagttattttgcATGTTAACCACAATATGACAGCCACATAGCTCAAacacaataatcaataatgCAATACAATTCTGCAATTTCATTCACATATCAGATAATCTGCACCACGGGAACATGACTACGTCGGTTGAACAGCTGCATGACAGCTTGCCAGGCTCGCTGGAGGAGCTGCATGAGCTGAGCAccaatgttttcatttccatggaGGTAAACTAGAGGGTTGAGAGCGCTGTTCAGACACACAAGGCCACGACTTATCTGACGAGCGATGTAGACTCCATTAAACCATCCATAGTTTATATTATTCATAGACAGAACTCTTGACAAGAGGTTGAGGTTCTTGAATACGTGATGTGGGATGtaacaaacagagaagagaagaatcGTGATGAACAACAACTTCAAACTTCTCTGTTTCAGCACCTTGTCAATGCTATTTGACTTGCAGATAATGACGATCACGTGTCCATAGCAGCCCAGTGTGATGAGGAATGGGATACAAAATCCAGTGAGTGTCCATCCAAGGCTGT
This genomic window contains:
- the LOC113745456 gene encoding P2Y purinoceptor 1-like, whose amino-acid sequence is LLTLPFLVAYYAMDRRWIFGEVFCKITRFCFSLNLYGSIGFLTCISVYRYLAIVHPMRVMGRIAVTHTVAISVMVWLLVGVQSLPDMFFTKTLENTKECLDTTDKNHLERYLKYSLGWTLTGFCIPFLITLGCYGHVIVIICKSNSIDKVLKQRSLKLLFITILLFSVCYIPHHVFKNLNLLSRVLSMNNINYGWFNGVYIARQISRGLVCLNSALNPLVYLHGNENIGAQLMQLLQRAWQAVMQLFNRRSHVPVVQII